Part of the Salvelinus sp. IW2-2015 linkage group LG7, ASM291031v2, whole genome shotgun sequence genome, GACTCACTGAGGTACTCAAATAAGCCCCTAAAAAGTAATATTATCTGAAGAAGTCCAAGCCAGCCGTCAAGTGAGCAGGACAACCCTTACTACTGACATACTAATTACATAACTGACATTTGTATAAATACAAGGCGAAATGGAATTACTAAtttacacgcacacaaacacacacaccaactccagcgtacacacacacacacaccacacaccagagcAGAAATGCCCCCCAGTATCTTCTKAGGCGTGGATAGCATGCTGAGAAATAAACACGCCAAAATAAATTTGCATTGTGCGCTGACTGTGTGCCATGAGCAGTCGGaagctctggaacagctggtgtaGCAAGAGGATCCAAACCCCATGACCCACTATAATCACTTGAGGGTTTCATCAGAGGGAGAGCATAGAGAGGGGGATGATAAAGGGAGATGGGAGGAAAAAGAAAGAGCAGTTGTGAGAGGGAGTGAACAGTGATGAGGGAAGGGAGTGACAGGGATGAACGTCTTGAATGGTGCACTGCAGTTCATTTTGAAACAAATGGCAAATAGCCAGATTAATCATCAGCTTGTATTTAATGAGTAGCAAGGTATCTTACAAAGACAGTGTGAGTGTCTGTTTTGCATGTTTTTAATTTCCACTACGTTTAATACTTTTTACTGTACTAATGTAAGAATTTTAACAGTGGTGAAGCTTGTCCAGTATGTACGCATGACAAAAAATGACCTAATCAGATGTTGAGCTTCACTGCATGTTAGAGTTACATCTGTTTGTTATGTAACTGCTTTCACTGTGAACCACTCATTATTATTTAGCCTGTCAGCTTTGATAAAGTCAGTGGGGTTGTTGTTGTAGGCCTTAAGAAACACAACTATGCGGGGCACTCATATAGAATTACCACTTTCCGTACAAAATGCAAATTCCTGTTCACTCTGATTCATCTCAGATCAAACAAGTGGAAAAATGAGGTGACTGCAGCTGAGATTTCATGCCCTGTGCACCATCACCACAACCCCTTTTTGAGAGAATGGAGATTTCTGACTGATTAGCTAGATTGACTCTGCTCATAAAATACTCCACACAAAACTCTGTATGCCAACACACAGTCAAACCACCTGCCAGAATaatttgttttatgtttatttaattttagGAGTCACAGACTTTCCCcttcccaaaaaatatatatatattatctgcATTTAGCAGGCATATGTTGGAAATTCTATCAAAAGGAACATATTTTGCAAGTTGTGAATTGAGGTTCCATAGCAATACTTTTCCACCTATCCTTGATGTTGTGCCAGAATTACTTGAGTTGCATCACAACTGCCTTAATAATATTGGAATTATCTGAAACAGAAGTCCTCAGAGATTCTGTTGGTTGCGCTCTTTGGATCTGCTCAACAGATAATGCCAAAGGCAATTAAGGTAAAGGTCATCAACCTGGAACCATGCTAACAGGAAAATTAAATATTCAGTCCCAGTTTGTTGCGTCCAACTGTCCATGTTGTTGATACAGGTTTGTAGTTCTGAATGACACAGAGATGATTGTTTACCTAATGTCATTACAGACTTTGATATACTGCAAATAATGAGGTTCTTTTACCTGACCCATGGCATTCAGAGTGTCTGAACCTACTGGCCCATCAGAACAAAAGGTATGTCAGTTTTGATTTACAATTTTGAAACATTAGTTAAATTTCAAACAATTATAACCAAGCACCAGACTGGTTGTTTCAACGTTTTGTAATAAAATTTGATAATTACAGCAACTTCCTCAAACATTTGTTTCACAGTTACAATAAGGTCATAATGATACTATAGATATGCTCTCTTATTACAAATACACATCAAGGTCTACAGCACAGCAACACAATGGTCTGAAGGAAAACCAGGGCTACTTTACAGCCCAATTCTATCAGCAATGTATTGGAAATATGTCAGGAAAAATTCAGCCAAGGTCTCTCTCTTCACCGGCACAGTATAACCAGATGAGTTGATGATGATTAGCTTTAATATTTTCATATCGCCCCCGATACACAGATGTGAACATTGCATGATGTGTGGGATCATTGGGCACCTATTTTCATTAGTTCTGTCTCCTTGCCACGCGATTTTCCTSGATAAATCTACGgcacttaataataataataaatgttgtcttttataaatatatttaaatagttCAGTTAACACTTTTGTGTTTTGTCATCTTGTACAATTTAATATTCTTGTTTGTTTGCGTTGACCAACTTGTAAGACATTGGACTCTAGCAATATTCTCTTGTTTGCTGTGGTAAGAATGAGTGCAACAGCTGCTGAGGTACATAGAAATGTCATAAAATGCTGATGAGTTAAGATGGGCCCATCATCTCTCACTGACACAGATACTGTCATGTTGGCTTGTGTGCCAGATTGCAACATATGATTCAACCAAGACTTTTTGCAATTTTACTGTCAGTCTCTCCGTTCCTGGCCATATCTTTCCACCTGGCAATCTCGCCATCCCTGTCTGAACGATTAGGGTAGGATGCAGTTCTGATGCAATACTAGAGAAAATCAGCCTGCAGATTGGCAGAGAGTTGACTGACAGTCACCTCGCCGTAGGTGGAGCCGGTCAGTATGCAGGCAGTCCTCTGGGACGTGGTCCCTGTTTGGCAAGGAGCTCCATCCTCAGCACAGTGCAGACATGCCACGGGGCTCTCTGGCTGTCCGTATGAGATGCTCATTTCCTTGTTGTTTCTCTGGGATGGTTGTGATATGGATCCAAAGGGGTCTTTCTGTTCAGGCCGGGGGCTGCCCCTGCAGATCCTATTGCGGAATGTGGACGTGTCTCGGCAAAGACACTTGCGGAAGTTGGGTTTGCACAGCAGGTAGACCATAGGGTTATAGATGGTGGACGATTTGGCAAAGATGGCCGCCAGGGCGAATGCAGCAGGAGGCACGATGGTGGCATCACCAAATGCCGCCCACATGGCCACTATGGCGTAAGGGCTCCATGCACCAAGGAAACCGATGCATACTGCTACCGACAACTGTTCAGAAACACACATAattaaaaacatttctgcatatATAAATAGGAATAAACATTGAATGAATATTCAATATTACTTTACTTAAAGTCTGCcggtataatgcattataactttGCCACAGACCCTGCAAACTATACTTGTCTATCCACACACAGAATTGCATAATccctgaactgttgatgttgttgttgtgaacTGGACTGCTGACACAGGGATACCCTCTGACCTTGACAATGAGGCTGTGTGCATTGGTGGTTTTGGTTTGGGATGACACATGCTGCTGGACGGCCCGGCGAGAGCCGCGCACCGTCAGCAGGATGAAGGTGTAGGAGAGGAAAATGACGGTGCAGGGCAGAGCATAGCAGAAAAGGAACAGGCAGACGATGTAGGACAGGGCTGACAGCTCGTGGTTGGGCGCGTGCCAGTCAATGCAGCAGGCAGTGCCATAAGGCTCGGGCCCGTAGTGTCCCCACTGTGCCAGGGGACTGATGGCGAACACAGAGGCGTAACACCACACAGCCACCACCAGGACGCAGGCATGGGACGAGGAGAACTTGTTACCTGGGGATGGAAAATGGGACAAAGGGGGAAAAGGAAGGTGGAGAAATGTGCATTTTGACATAAGATAAGATTGTGCTTTATTCATCTCTAAAGGGCAAATTAGTTAGCATCAGTTTTAACAGACTATTTCACCATCTCAGAGATTAACGTACAGTAAAAGAGAAAGGTTTGATCATATCCCATTGATATCTAACTCACCATAGTTAGGGAAGCTGACTTTGAGGcaacagatggaggagagagctGTGAGGTTGGTCAGGCTGCACAGACCAAACAGAACCCCACACATAGCATAGAACTGACAGGTGATCTCATCAAACAACCACCTACAcagtggagagagatgagagttagGCAGTATAAAATGTTATATTGCTTCATTATCATAAGACAGAAtaacagtgtgagagagaaacaagtgtttttttgtttagttttttgttcCATGAgccagaagagagaaagaaaatgacaaACTTGTGAGCGAATGCAGAGGGAATGGCCAGAGGGAATAAAGACAGGGTCATCCCAAGGTCGCTGATGGACAGGTTAATGATGAAGAACTCGGCCGGCTTCAAGGACAAGCGCTTACGATACGCAACAAGCATCAAGATGCCATTCCCCAGGAGAGACAGAACACctagaagagaaagagaatgaaataTGATAaaatgaaaaagagagaagaacaaCTGAAGACATAGATGAAGAATTATGAATGTGAAAATCAGAGGGTATACATCCAGGCATAAAAGCATTACCAGTACTCTATGAATGGATTGATTGTATATGCCTCAAATGTTCTCTTAATTTGAGCTGCATGTGGCTGTGACTGGATAACTAGCTAATTGGAATTGAATTTACTCAAATGTGAGAATTTGTTGTGAATGGATAAACAGTGAATAAATGTGACCTCTTGGCAGTGAATATGAACTCACAGAATATGCTGTAGAGTATGCCCATGAGGAAGTCAAGCTCCTTTGAGATTGTGGAGACAAACAGGGCTGTGTCTGAAGCATTTCccatctggagaaagagagagaaggagtggaggagggtgGACAGAAGGGAGTGTAACTGTTAGTCAGAGAACAGTAGCACAGTTAATTGACAATTATGTCATTACGTAATGTTTGCTAGCGTTAATTACAGCCACAAGTTCTCTTTGAATCAACTAATTTAATAATCAGTGAATgagtgatgagggaaaacatCAGCGAGTggacaaaaagatcatgaagGTGAGCAACAACAAAGGATTCGCTACACTATTTTTGTCGTTCCATCTGGTCTACATTTATCTGCTTTGGATAAATATCAGAATTGGAAagctttaaaggcccaatgcagccttttttatatcaatatcaaatcatttctgggtagcaATTAATTACCTTACTGTAAAAGATTTccgttaaaatgggcaaaagtaGCTTTTTAGCAAAACACTATTTCTGAAGCAAGAATTTGCTAGGATTGTTTGGGAGTGGTTTAAGTGGGGAgcggaaaactagctgttattggagGTTTGGAAtgctctttgttattggtctataaaAAATTTACcccatggtgatgtcaccatggaaagccaaaattcctgcccatgcaaacctgctgattagatggtcctgtgtagattgtattttcaaccagcaactatcaggaaataacactgatcacaaTTGTTCACAATtgtacagtgttagtttcatcagctgttgtacaatgtgatataaaacacagggaaaaacTAATTTTGACTGTGCTGGGCCTTGAAATGAATTGAAACAACAGCTGGGTTGAGCACTGAACTAAGCCTTTTGTTAAGAGTTCGAATATGGGCACTTCAGCCAGTAGCTGTTGATTTCCATGTGGAGTATGTTGGGGTAGATGTGTTAAGGggactgtacagtcgtggccaaaagttttgagaatgacacaaatatacattttcacaaagtctgctgcctcagtttatatgatggcaatttgcatatactccagaatgttatgaagaatgatcagatgaattgcaattaattgcaaagtccctctttgccatgcaaatgacctgaatcccccaaaaaaacatttccactgcatttcagccccgccacaaaaggaccagctgacatcatgtcagtgattctctcgttaacacaggtgtgagtgttgacgaggacaaggctggagatcactctgtcatgctgattgagttcgaataacagactggaagcttcaaaaggagggtggtgcttggaatcattgttcttcctctgtcaaccatggttacctgcaaggaaacacgtgccgtcatcattgctttgcacaaaaagggcttcacaggcaaggatattgctgccagtaagattgcacctaaatcaaccatttatcggaccatcaagaacttcaaggagagcggttcaattgttgtgaagaaggcttcagggcgcccaagaaagtccagcaagcgccaggaccgtctcctaaagttgattcagctgcgggatcggggcaccaccagtacagagcttgctcaggaatggcagcaggcaggtgtgagtgcatctgcacgcacagtgaggcgaagacttttggaggatggcctgatgTCAAGAACGGCAGctaagaagccacttctctccaggaaaaacatcagggacagactgatattctgcaaaaggtacagggattggactgctgaggactggggtaaagtcattttctctgatgaatcccctttccaattgtttggggcatccggaaaaaagcttgtccggagaagacaaggtgagtgctactatcagtcctgtgtcatgccaacagttaagcatcctgagaccattcatgtctggggttgcttctcagccaagggagtgggctcacattttgcctaagaacacagccatgaataaagaatgctaCCAMYacatcctccgagagcaacttctcccaaccatccaggaacagtttgatgacgaacaatgcctttttccagcatgatggagcaccttgacaTAAGACAAAAGTGATGACTAAATGGCtccgggaacaaaacatcgatattttgggtccatttccaggaaactccccagaccttaatcccattgagaatttgtggtcaatcctcaagaggcgggtggacaaacaaaaacccacaaattctgacaaactccaagcattgattatgcaagaatggacatccatcagtcaggatgtggcccagaagttaattgacagcatgccagggtggattgcagaggtcttgaaaaagaagggtcagcactgcaaatattgactctttgcatcaactttacatgtaattgtcaataaaagcctttgacacttatgaaatggttgtaattatacttcagtattccatagtaacatctgacaaaaatatctaaagacactgaagcagcaaactttgtggaaattaatatttgtgtcattctcaaaacttttggccacgactgtactatgCCATTGTAATATAGGGAAATACAGCCTGGAACGTGTGTCTCTGCTAATACAGCCTGATTAGCTACAGTATTACCATACTGAATATCAGAGTAATCAGAGACACATGTTCCATACAGAGACAAACATGTTCCATACAGACCACAAAGGGCCTGGAGCACCACTGTGTTCTGAGTGGGCCTCCCAGTCCTCCAGAGGCTACA contains:
- the LOC111966678 gene encoding opsin-5-like yields the protein MGNASDTALFVSTISKELDFLMGILYSIFCVLSLLGNGILMLVAYRKRLSLKPAEFFIINLSISDLGMTLSLFPLAIPSAFAHKWLFDEITCQFYAMCGVLFGLCSLTNLTALSSICCLKVSFPNYGNKFSSSHACVLVVAVWCYASVFAISPLAQWGHYGPEPYGTACCIDWHAPNHELSALSYIVCLFLFCYALPCTVIFLSYTFILLTVRGSRRAVQQHVSSQTKTTNAHSLIVKLSVAVCIGFLGAWSPYAIVAMWAAFGDATIVPPAAFALAAIFAKSSTIYNPMVYLLCKPNFRKCLCRDTSTFRNRICRGSPRPEQKDPFGSISQPSQRNNKEMSISYGQPESPVACLHCAEDGAPCQTGTTSQRTACILTGSTYGEVTVSQLSANLQADFL